The stretch of DNA GCTGTTGGGCGCATGATCGGTGCGGGCGCCGAATGCGGAGGCCACGGCGGGGTTGTAGGCCGGCGCGTCAGTGAAGGCGTTGCCCTCGAGACGCGCGCCGTACATCACCTGGAGCGTCTGGTTGACGCGCCAGAGATCGCTGAGCGCGGCGAAGGCGTTCCACTCGCCGCCGGTGCGGGTGGGGGCGTTGAGGGTGCGCGAGAACGACGCCGGCCGGTTGGCGGCCAGGTCGGCGAGCGAATTGTACGCGAACGCCCCGAGTTGGTTGCCCAACATGTCCTGCGAGTAGGTGTCGAGGCGCGCGTCGGCGTCGAGCTTCACGCGGTGCGCCGCCAGGCCCTGCGGATAGAACTGCAGGTCGGTGGTCGTCTCCCAGGTGAGGTTGCGTGTATCGCTGTTCAGCGCGCTGTTGCCGCCGAATTGGAGGGCGCTCACCCCGCCGGTGCCGCCGGGGAAGGCGGACGACACCAACACCTGGCCGTTGGGAAGCTGCAGGTACGGATTGGACTGGTTGCGGTTGTATGACACGCTGCTGCGAACGTCGCCCAGGTAGTCGCGGCCGAAGTAGAACGAATACTCGCCCTGCAGCGATCCGATGGTCTGCTTGGAGTCGCCCGTATGCGCCGGCGTGCTGGTGGGGCCCATGGTGAGGGCCTGCGCGTGCGCGTACTTGGCGTAGCCGGTGATGCCCCAGGTGTTCTTGGCCTGGGTCAGGCTCACGGCGTCGAACGGCGCGTGGTCGATGCGACCGATGAACGCCACGTTGTCGTTGATCGAGGCCGACGGCACGTTGGCGGCGCTGACGGGGATGCCGGCGCCCTGCATCAACTGGAGAAAGTGCGCCACCGAGTCGGCGGCCACGCCGGAATGCGCGAGCAGATCGGGGTCGGCGGTCACCAGCGACGCGACGTCGGCCGAACGGCGGCTGCCCTGGAGCCCGTAGTTGTAATAGAAGGTGTTGTCCACGAGCTCGCCGTCGCCGCCCACGCTCGCCTGCGCATTGGTGAACCGCTGGCCGAGTCGCGACGAGATGGGGTCGGAATACTGGAGCGCCGGGGCATCGAGCGTGAGGTGCGACCGCCGGGAGCTGAAGATGTTGCCGGGGGCGAGTTCGACGTTGGTGCGAGCGCCGCTGAACCACCCCTGGGACGGATCGTACGACGATGCCGAAACGCGCACGCGGGTGTTGGCGTCGCGTGGAATGTCGGCGCCGGCGAATGCCATGCCGTTGAGCGTAGTGCTGTTCTGCCCGGGGCCGAGGCCGAGCACCGAGATGCCGCCGCTCGTGGGCATGACGCCGGGAATGGTGCTCGCGATCGAGGCGAGGTCGCCCGCCAGGTCGGGGGGCAGCGCGCCATCGACGCCCGACGCGATCTGTTCCGAGGCACCGACGCCGGCGCCGAATGGCGCGCCGCGGGTGGGCTTGGGATTGCTCGCGCGGGAAACCACGGTCTCGAGCTGCTGGGCCTTGAGTTGGGGGGCGAGCTTCACGTCCACCACGAACACCGAGTCGGCGCCGACGCGCGTCACGCGTTTGCGAAAGGTCTGGAAGCCGACGGCGGATACGTGGACCAGGTAGTCGCCCGTCCCCTGATCCCAGGTGATCGTGTACCGGCCCACGGAATCGGTATTCGTGGACTCATAT from Gemmatimonadaceae bacterium encodes:
- a CDS encoding carboxypeptidase-like regulatory domain-containing protein is translated as MSILSRRLGFAVALSIAPAAIAAQTPATHHDVIRGTVTSDSGRALAGAEVIVTRAPDRAYESTNTDSVGRYTITWDQGTGDYLVHVSAVGFQTFRKRVTRVGADSVFVVDVKLAPQLKAQQLETVVSRASNPKPTRGAPFGAGVGASEQIASGVDGALPPDLAGDLASIASTIPGVMPTSGGISVLGLGPGQNSTTLNGMAFAGADIPRDANTRVRVSASSYDPSQGWFSGARTNVELAPGNIFSSRRSHLTLDAPALQYSDPISSRLGQRFTNAQASVGGDGELVDNTFYYNYGLQGSRRSADVASLVTADPDLLAHSGVAADSVAHFLQLMQGAGIPVSAANVPSASINDNVAFIGRIDHAPFDAVSLTQAKNTWGITGYAKYAHAQALTMGPTSTPAHTGDSKQTIGSLQGEYSFYFGRDYLGDVRSSVSYNRNQSNPYLQLPNGQVLVSSAFPGGTGGVSALQFGGNSALNSDTRNLTWETTTDLQFYPQGLAAHRVKLDADARLDTYSQDMLGNQLGAFAYNSLADLAANRPASFSRTLNAPTRTGGEWNAFAALSDLWRVNQTLQVMYGARLEGNAFTDAPAYNPAVASAFGARTDHAPNS